ACCCACAGCAGGCAGCATCGAAACAACCGGCCAATTCGCTACAAAAGTTTAAGAAGAGTTACAAAAATTTAGTATCGCTTTAGGTAGAATCTAGGTAAAACGCTTTGGGGTTGGGCAACTTGCGTGTGGATGTTGCGGGTGGGATCATGAGATTTAAAGATTCGTTTCGGGAACTGTATATTTCGGTGCTGGAGCGGGTCGGTTTGGCCTGGTGGGTAGAGATGCGGACAGCGCAGCCCCCTTGCCTGTACTACTTTGGGCCGTTTGCCACCCGCGCGGAGGCGGAGGCGGCGCAGCCAGGGTATTTGGAGGACTTGCTGGGGGAACAGGCTGAAGGGATTACCTGGACGATTCGCCAGTGTCGTCCATCGGTGCTGACGATTGAAAATCCACCAGGGGACGCACCTGCCAGCGTCAACGGTCAGTCAGCGGCGGCTCCCAAGCCAGAGCTGCCTTTGGGATAAACTCGGCCTTTCCAGGCGCTGCCTTTTCCCTGCCAATGACGGCGAGCGGAGTCCAGGGTCATCAAGGTGTAGAGCGCCGCCGCTAGGGGCAAGGTGAACCCCCAGTGCCAGGGTAAGTTGTACCAGCGCAGGGTGGGGGCATACAGCGCTGCCATCAGTCCCCAGGTCGCCAGGGCAAGGGCCGCCCACAGCCACTGTCCGGTCAGACCGCCCCACAAGCTTCCCACTGGCGGCCCCAGGTACACCAGGCTCATGCCCAGGACGGTGCCCAACAGCCGCCAGGGAGAGTACTGCAACTGGGTAAACGCGGTGCGGGTCACCATTTGCCAGATGCTGGCCAGGGAACCGTAGCGGCGCACGCTCACCGTTTGGTCTGTCAAGCCTAGCCACAAGGAAAACCCCAACCCCTTGACTCGTTGCGCCAAGGTGCAGTCGTCAATCAGGGCGTTTCGCAAGGAAGCAAATCCCCCCAGCCTCCGGAGAATCTCGCTACGCAGCAAGATACAACCTCCAGCGGCAGCAGCGGTTGGACGCTTGGAGTCGTTGACCCAGGGAAACGGGTAGAGCTTTTGGAAAAAGAACACAAACGCGGGGAGCAGCAGACGGTCCCACCAGGACACACAGCGCAGCTTCACCATCCAGGACACCAGGCCCAGGTCTTCCGTTTCCGCCTTGCTCACTAAACGCCGGAGGCCATCGGGCGCATGACAAATATCAGCGTCCGTCAGCAACACATACTGATATCGTTCGCCTTGGGATTGGATTGCTTGCCAGCCCTGCTCCAGCGCCCAAAGTTTCCCCGTCCAACCCGTCGGCAGGGGCACCCCAGCCAGCAAGTACACCGGATGTCGGCTCGTCTGGGCGATGGATTGAATGATGCTGGCCGTCTCATCGTCACTCTGGTCATCAATGACCCAGATGGCCAAGGCGCCGGGGTAATCCTGACACCCGAGGCTAGGCAGGGTCTGGGGCAAGGTCTCTGCTTCGTTGCGCGCCGGGACCAACACGGCAACGCTCGGCCAGGCACGGAGCGTTCTCACAGCAGCCGGCAGCACCTGGTCCGCTCGCCAGAAACCGCCTCGGAACCAGGCCATCCCGAGCCAGGCCAGTCCCGCCAGTCCCACCAAAAGCGCCAGCATCTTGCTATCGTCAAAGCGTCTCCCTTCATTATCCCGGCTATGCGCCGCAACAATCTCGCCTACTACGACCAGCACGCCGACCAGTGGTGGCAACCTGGCAGTTCCCTAAACCTGCTGGCCCATCTCAAC
The nucleotide sequence above comes from Gloeomargarita sp. SKYB120. Encoded proteins:
- a CDS encoding DUF1816 domain-containing protein, coding for MRFKDSFRELYISVLERVGLAWWVEMRTAQPPCLYYFGPFATRAEAEAAQPGYLEDLLGEQAEGITWTIRQCRPSVLTIENPPGDAPASVNGQSAAAPKPELPLG
- a CDS encoding glycosyltransferase, whose protein sequence is MLALLVGLAGLAWLGMAWFRGGFWRADQVLPAAVRTLRAWPSVAVLVPARNEAETLPQTLPSLGCQDYPGALAIWVIDDQSDDETASIIQSIAQTSRHPVYLLAGVPLPTGWTGKLWALEQGWQAIQSQGERYQYVLLTDADICHAPDGLRRLVSKAETEDLGLVSWMVKLRCVSWWDRLLLPAFVFFFQKLYPFPWVNDSKRPTAAAAGGCILLRSEILRRLGGFASLRNALIDDCTLAQRVKGLGFSLWLGLTDQTVSVRRYGSLASIWQMVTRTAFTQLQYSPWRLLGTVLGMSLVYLGPPVGSLWGGLTGQWLWAALALATWGLMAALYAPTLRWYNLPWHWGFTLPLAAALYTLMTLDSARRHWQGKGSAWKGRVYPKGSSGLGAAAD